Part of the Solanum pennellii chromosome 10, SPENNV200 genome is shown below.
tctcgatgcatgaatattaactaacgatgcatgaatattttctcGTTAGGCATGATTTTTCTTGATGCATTAATATCTTCtcacgatgcatgattttccgcgagGCATGACTATCTTCACGCGATGCCTGATTTTCTGCGGGGCATGGTTTTCTGTGGGGCATGAATATATCTTCCCAGGATGCCTGATTttctgcggggcatgaatatcttcccgcgatacATGAATATTCTCTTCTGGTGTATGATTTATGCGAGGTATGAATGTCTTCCGTGATTCATGAACATCAActtgcaatgcatgattttccgcaagATCATCCTTGGTGCTAAATGGAGAAAGTTCTTCGATCGAGGGACATAGTGTCTTCTAGGTGCCTTTTGGATAGTGATATCGTCCCAATTGACAATATGGTAAAATGACCCTCCAGGTAGTGTATCATTTTCATCGACAACACCACTAAACGACCCTCTGAGTAGTGCATCACCTCAATCaacaatacaaatataatgaCCCTTCGAGAAGTAATACTATCATGTCTGATAATATTGTGCAGATGACGTCATTGATGAACAATCGTGTACACTCTTTCTCGGGGTTTTCATTTGATTCATCTTTGAGTCTagtttgatattaattatagaCTTCCTGTTGTTGGGAATTGGATGAAATAAAACCATTTATATTCCCAAGTCTTCAATATAAgcgataaaaaatattttctgcaTCCACCCAAAAATTGTTAATTTGGGGAACTCTTTGCCTTTTGACTTCTCTATATTCATCGATTGGAGGAATATTGTTGATTTCAGAGCGAACCTATAAACCTGCGTCCACATAAATATCATTAGTTTTAAAACGAACTGACCTGTGTCGATTTCTTCAATTGTCCTCTCCATGTCCTACTATCTCTTGTCGATTTTCTGATCTACCGGCTCTTGAtagatacaaaaaatattttatgccaaagCAAATGAAACATTAAGGGAAACTTTtacgaaaaaaataattttttgaaaagtagtgtttttaaaaaataaatgttatttcCAAGTATCATGTCACGTCAGGCTTAGCGAACTTCTTTGAGTCTGATGCTTGGAGGTCTGTCTAATTATTCACTAGGGAGTATTCCGAATCTCTCTAGACTGTCAATAAACCCATGTTGAAATTTTGAGggcatcctcaaaatttctatCCCAGTTAACTGTCTTGGCTTATCTTTAACTATCTGTGGGCAAATCATGGAATTTTCGAGATACCCTCAAAAATTTTGTCGCAGTTGCAGATCCCAAAGCACCTCCAGTCTCAACTTTTTGAGGAAAAATCTTCTTCTCGAGAATTTTttagtccctctcaaaaattttgtcccagtttctattgtaaagagaaatagaaaattatagGAGATATGACTGAACCCTCGtagcgcctacgtatcccgttgaggtaGGAATCAGATCACACGTAGTTCCCCCTCAAAAGTTATCAAAATAAGGATTTACAATGAAACAGATCGAGGTCGACATAGtccgcctacgtatcccgtgcTTGAGAATttaggtcgaacgtagttcagatacaaagaaatattaaaagggataaatagggtgaccgaagccgacataggccgcctacgtatctcattcttgataatccaggtcagacgtagttcaatTACAAAAGggattaaattttaaacaaagcAAACACAAGCAAAAAGAACGGTTACAAGGAAATAACAGAAAAACAAATTGCGGCTACACACGTAATATCTCTTGACAACATCTTAGTTGATCGATTTCGGCCATGCGGTGCCATCCATTTCCAACAGGACTAAAGCACCTACAGATAATACTTTGCGAACCATGTAAGGTCCTTGGTACTCATCTTGATGGTAAAAAATGTGCTAAAGGACCAATTgaccaatttaaaaaattctagCTCTGACTCTCTTGTGGAAAGCACGAATCATTCTCTATCGATATAGTTGACCATGACAAATGGCACTTTTCGTCAATCAATATTAATTGATCAATCCAATTATAGACCCATTCGGCATTACTCAGATCATcttcttggatgattcttaGGGACGGTATCTCAACTTAAGCAGGTAGACAGCTTTTGTACCATGCATTAGCAAGTATGGAGTGGCTCCAATCATTGTTCTAACAGTCGTTCGATAACCCAATAAAGCGTACAACAACATCTCATGTAAACCTTGgtgattgtcaatcattttcctaagaatattcttcatatttttattggcAGTCTCTACAGCTCCATTAATTTGGGGACGATAAGCGGTTGAGTTTTGATGAGTGATTGTAAATTTTTCACAAATATCTCCCATTTAATGACTGTTGAGATTTGtaccattatcagtaatgatggatttTGATACTCCGAACCTGCATATCATATTGTTATGAACAAAATCagctacaactttcttggttaccgacttgtacgaagctgcttccacccacttggtaAAGTAGTCAATAGaaaccaaattaaatttttgcCTGTTAGAAGCGGTTGGCTCTATCGTACCGATGACATCCATACCCAAGCTACAAacggccaaggtgaactcatagcattTAGTTAGTGAGGGGGTACTCGGATCAAATCATAATGCACTTGACATTTTTACATTTATGaacaaacttgcaacaatcatgTTCCATAGTCATCCATAAATAACCGGCTTGAAGGATCTTCCTTGCCAAAGTGAGTCCATTCATGTGCATACCGCAAACTCCAGCATGTATCTGTTCGATAAGCTTCGCACCATCGACACATTTGAGAAGACCtaaatctggagtcctcctataaagtACTTCTCCAATCAGAAAGAAGTTGACGGCCATACGTCATATCGACTTTTTCTGGTTGGATGTGACATCTTCAGGATAAATCCCAGACTCCAAATacttttttatatcaaaataccatggCAAACCGTCTGGTTCTGCTTCAACGTACGAACAATAGACCAGATGTTCTCTCAGCTCTATATCCAAAGGATCAATATAATTAGTATCTGGATGCTTAATCATTGAGGAAATGGTGGTAAGAGCATCAGCCAACTCATTCTGTTTTCTGGGAGTATGTCTTAACTCAATCTTAAAGAATCTTCTGCACAACTTTTGTATATATTGCAGATATGGCATGATCTTTGAGTTCTTCACGGCCCATTCTCCCTGAACCTGATGAATCAACAAatctgaatctccaataaccaaTAGCTCGTGAACATTCATGTTaatggccattttcaaaccgAGAATACAAGCTTCATATTCAGCCATGTTGTTCATGCAATTTAACTGGATCTTAACTGCCATAGGATAGTGCTGACCGGATTCTGACACTAAGACTGCTAGATACTTTTTCCTTGGTGATTTGCCGCTCCATCAATGAATGATCTCCATcaagaatatatttcataaatatcttcacccacaaacgatacttcttcatcgtgaaaatagGTCTTAAGCGATTCATACTCTTCATCGACAGGGTTTTCTacaagatgatcagccaaggCTTGTGCTTTTATCGCCTCCTCggtcacatacacaatatcaaattcactcaaaagCATTTGCCACTTAGCTAATTTTCCAATCGGCATTGCCTTCTTGAAAATATACTTCAGTGGGTCCATTCTAGAAATGAGATATGTagtataagaagacaaataatgcCTCAATTTTTGGGCGATTCAAGTCAAAGCAAAACATGTTCTTCAAGAAGAGTATAATGGTACTTGTAAGGAGTgaacttcttgcttatataataAATCGCTCGCTCTTTCTTCCCTGTCACGTCATGCTGAACAATTATGCATCCAAATGTGTTGTCTGAAACAGACAAATATAGAAACAATGGACTTCCTTCGCGCGGAGGAACCAACACCGGTGAATtggacaaatagttcttgatagcgTCAAAAGAAGTCTGACATTCTTTAGTCCACTTTGTCAAAGCGTCTTTGTTCAACAGCTTGAAGATAGGCTTACACACCATGGTGGATTGATCTATGAACTGAAAGGTCAACCTCCCcaagaaactcatcacttccttatttgttttcggaggaggtaactcttgaattcctTTAATCTTGGAAGGGTCGAGCTCAATACcccttctgctgactataaatccaAACAACTTGCAGGCTTGCACCCCAAAAGCACATTTGGTAggatttaatttcaaattataccGACGCAAACGGTCTAAGAACTTCTTTAAATGCGTCAAGTGGTTCAAAATCTTACGGGACTTGATTATTACGTCGTATACATACACCtcaatctccttatgaatcattTCATGAAATATGGTCGTCATAACTCTCATATAAGTAGCACCAGTATTTTTGAGACCAAATGGCATCACCCTGTAATGATACACACCCCAAGGCGTTATAAAAATTGTCTTTTCATCATCTTCTTTGTCCATCAGGATCTGATGATAACCTGCGTGACAATCCACAAATGACTAcatttcatgcttagcacaATTATCGATCAGAATGTGAATCTTCAGCAACGAAAAATTATCCTTTGGACTTGCTTTGTTGATTCTCTGTATTCAACACATATTCTGATCTTCCCATCTTTTTTGGCGACTGGAACAACATTGGCCAACCAAGTCGGGTATTGCATCACTTCCACCAATCGAGACTCGACCTGTTTGGTAATTTCTTCTTTAATCTCTAAACTTAACTCGGGCTTAAACTTTTGAGCCTTCTGTTTTACTAGACTGAACCCCAGATTAATTGGAAACTTGTGAGACACCATATCAGTAATCAGCTCTAGCATGTAGCTGACTTCCGAAACGAAAACATCAATGTATTCAGTAAGCAAATGAATCAGATCCTTTCTTTGAGCTTTTTTCAAGTGGACACTTATTTTGACCTCTTTGACACATTCTTGGTCTCCCATATTTGCAGTTTCtatttcttccaaatttggcTTATGTTGATTTTCAAATTGTCAAAATTGCTCAGCGACACATTCCGGTACTTCATTTTCCTCTTCGTATTCTTCACCCTCGTCATCACCTGCCTTATTTTGTTGGTtcagctcgtgacatgacatgacattggcaggtttaaaattaatattactgaaatcataaacagacaAAGTTAGGAAAGTAAAATATAGTAGAACAGCAAAGGGCAATTAATCAAGTCAGACAATGGGTTTTCCAACAAGCCTTACGAGGAGATCTCGGAACTCCGATTAGTTGTTTGAATAACGAGTTAAGTAAATAAACAAGTTTCAACAAAAGagactttcatttaaattgGAAAACAATGCAAAATTTAGCCATGGCAAAGGGCCATGTTGCCTTTTTAAACATCACGGGGGGGATTTTAAAATTCAAGCAACTTAAAGCAAAAAACAAAATGGTGTGTCTCGGGCCTCTTCCGGAGTGCCACCGATtttcaaaacatgcataaataatGTCCTTCTACCAAAATGATCGGAGAATAAGGAATGGTGTAGAAGTTCAGTTCTGCACTGATCTCTAGGCTCAGTATCGCGGATACCAACTAGCTCGACCTCGTCCTCTATGACAACATCGATATCTTCGAAAAGTTTGCAGATTCCTTTCTCGAGGCCATCATGATCAGCATACTCACGGATTGGAAATGATTCGTACAGGTGAGGGATCGGCCTAGCCAATGCTTGATCACcgctcttcttcatcttcacttTATCATCTGCAGGGACGTACCCCAAACCATACCACGCTTCTTTGACAGGAACTTGAATAGGCTCAATAATTCCTTAAGAATTCCTTCCCAATCCAAAACTTGGCTCGAACCCATTCTGCAGCATCACAGTGGGATCATTTTGTACAAAGAAGGCATAGGAGGTTGTAGAGCCAAATCCTCACCGATGGCATATACCAGCTCCACCGTATAGAAATTAGTGTCTCGCGAAACTTCATCAATAATTGGCTCCTTAATGCCAGAATGGCTCCCTTCACCGTAAATAACTAGTTCTTGGTCCTTCCAAACGAGCTTCATCATATGGTGAAGAGTAGAAGACAAAGCTCCATCCATGTGGACGAAAGGCTTTCCTAGAAGAAGGTTATAATTGGTGTCAATGTCTAACACCCGAAACTGTGCACTGAACTCCACCGGACCCATTTGGATGACCAAATTCACTGCTCCCAATGTGTCTCTTTGTACTCCATTTAAGGCTTTTACATTGACTTTGTTTTGTTCCAGCTTCCCGAAATCAAACTTGAACTGCCTCAGAATCGATAGCAGGCAAATGTTGAGACCAGGCCGATCATCTACCAGGACACGGTTTATGACCCTTTCACAGCATATGACAGTGACATGTAACGCCTTGTTGTGCGATCTCCCTTCAAAGGGCAACTCTTCCTCAAAGAAACTAATCTAATGCCCTTAGATAACTTTATTGATCATAGTCGCTACATTATCAATATTTGTGCCCATCGGCACATATATGTCATCAAGAGCCTTCATCAAGGCCTGCCTGTGCAGCTGGAATCTCATCAACAGAGCCCACACAAATGTTTAACAATCGAGTAGTCTTTTGGCTGCATCTTTCTCCAGAATTCTTCAGCTTCACCTTTGCTTATCGGCCTCTTTCCTTGATCCTTCTTCTGCCCTCCAAGATCCAACTCTTCGGGAGTATAACACCTCCCAGATCGGGCCATACCCTTAGCGACAGCGGTTTCAAGCACAAACTTTGGCCTAGAAGCAGTTTTTAATGGCACCAAGGAAACAGCCTTTGCGGGTGTCAAGATCACGAACTCCTTTTTCTCTTCAACGCTCAGTGAGGCCACAGCCCTTTCTAACTCATAATGGACAGTTAGAGTTATCACCTTAGTCACGCACCAGTCATCATCCATCTctatcatgttgatattgactcATCCATTATTCAGAAAAGGATTGGTGTTGACATTGGGTGCATTTGTTTGAAGAGATGTCACTTCTTGGTCGATCAGATCTTGAATcttgtgcttgaggttgatacaatcCTCAGTATCATGTCAAATGTTGTTTGAGTGATACGTACACCTTTGATCGAGTGTGTAGAATTTGGAACTAGTATCCACCGGCTTGGGCCCCATCGGGTGAATGTATCCAGCCGCAGCTAGTCGCTCGTACAGCTTTGTTCGACTTTCAACTAGCGCGATAAAGCTTTTGGGAGGGGGGGGCTTCTTCTCGAATCAGGGTCGAGGTGGATCATAGTTTCCTTGTTGGGGAGGAGGCATCTGTTGATAATTCCGGATATTTGGACGGGGAGTTTGGTTTATGGATAAGGATTTGTTTGGTAATTTGGTGATGGAGCTTGGTAGTTCATGGGGGTATTTTGTTATACTGGATCTTTGTATACTGGGGGAGGTGCTCTATAGTTTGACTGCACATTGGCATAGTGATGAGCAACCATTTGGTAAATAGGGGATGGATTTTTGTAAAGTGGGGGAGAATTTTGGTAAACAGGAGATAGATTTTGGTAATTTAGAGGGGGGCATTTTGGTATGTGGAGGTAGCATTTTGATAGATGGGAGGAGGACTATTTGGATAACTATCTTGTGCAAAGCATGCCTGATAAGAATTCTGGGAAGGTCGAGGACGACTTTGGTAGGATGATAGTCTTCTAGGGGTCTTCCTCCCCTCATAAGAGATAGCAGAAATgtcttccctttttttcttcaataaaCCAGATGATCCGGACAACACAGCAACACAGGCTATCTTCCCGATTTTCACCCATCCTCGATAGTCTTTCCAACCTTGACTATCTCAGCAACATTTGCTCGAACGAGCAACGTGATTCTATCATAGTATTTAGGCTCTTGCATCCGCACAAACACTTCAAATCTTTGTTTTTCGTACATAGGAGGCTGCACTCTAGCTGCTTCCTTTCGCCATCTATACGAAAACTCTCTGTAGCTATTGTTGGacttttctttcatcttttatAAGGAATAACGATCAGGGACGATCTCTACATTGTAAACGAACCTTCGACGAAATCCTTAGCCAAAGAGTTCCAGTTGGGCCACTGTCTGGTCTGGTGACATGTAAACCATCCCAAAGCTTCCCCACTCAAACTTTGGATAAAGATCCGCATTATTACAACTTCATCTCTACCAAATCCTATGAGTTGGTCACAGTATGCCCTTAAATGAGCTAAAGGATTTCCCGTTCctccaaaaaaatcaaaatttggcatCTTGAACCCTTCTAGGAGGTCCAGATTTGGATGAATGCATAAGTCTTTGTAGTTCAAACCGGCGACGTCGGGAATGCATTGAAATTCCTTCATTGCTTTTCGGATCTCCTCCTTTATGTCTATCTTTGTGGCCTCTTCCTTTGCCTTCCACTCTCTTTCCTGCTCCTCATAATGGTCAAGCTCGAAACCGTTCACATCTTGCTCATCAGGGACGGGAATTCGAAAGGTGGTTTTTTTGGGTAGCGGTGGAGCTACAACGGAACTTTGGGCATTCTGGTTTGTTTGGTAATTTTGCGAATAGGTTTGGGGATTAGTATTTTTGTTTTGGTGGTGGTGAAAAATTTCGAGGTGGAATGCgctttggttttggttttgattCCGGTTTTGTTGTGGTGGAGCGATTTGTGATGGCTATTTTGGGGAGGAGGTGGTATTTGGGAATGGTTGTCTTGAGGAGGGGGTGGAGTTTGGTAGGATGCAGAGGCATACTGAGGATTTTGTGTAGTCAAGTCTATTACTAAGTGCTTTTGAGCAGGAGTAGACGGCGGAATCAGAGCTGGATCCATGTTTCAAGAAAAGAAGTAGAGTGGAGGTCTCCCATCAGCAGCAGCGTTGGCAGTAAAACCTGGTGGAGGTAGATCTTGTCTCCTTTGCATCTCCACTCTCATCTCAGCGATCTATTGGATTAACTGTATAATAAGCTCATTTTGATCTGCTATGGTGGATTGAGCAACCACAACGTCAGTAAGACTAATTTCATCGTTGATGTCCCCCATTACTGTTTTTCCTTTGTCTGAACTTTGGTCGGGAAAGCAATCTACAGGCCCTTTAGATCTTGTCAAGTTAGGATGGTGAGCCAGTTTAATCGACACAGACCAGTTTGTAAGTACCTGTGGAGGAAAGCAACTTAAAGGCAAATATGTTAGTTTGAGTTCCGAATACGCAATGCAATATATCACATAGAGagaataaaaacacaaaaagtttctttgtttgaggatatTCTTACCCAAGAGTAAAGGGAAATCAATTTTTAGGACAAGCAAAAGTTTTCTTGTTTTAGTTTGACACTATCTCAAAAAGGTTAAATCACGTTGAGCTAGGGTCTTCTTCCGTTGATCTGAGTCCCGTATTTCCTTGTAGAATGAAAGGGGGAGactgaaaaatttaaaagataggGGCCGGGCCTTGAAAGGCTGTCTACGTATCTCTCAAGTAGAATTCAGGCCCTACGTAGTTCGTGTAAAGGAAATACttgtttttcattcattcattcattacaaTTATAAGGAAGttgaaaaataacaacaaagcttttaaaagataaattgtGGCCCATCTCATTCgctcttcttcttgttgtagAATCAGTCACGGGGAACAGACTCGACATGAATATTTCCTATAATGATGAGATATTCCATGTTGTGGCGAAATGTAAGACATTTTTCAATGCTATGGTCTGCGCCATTGTGATAGGGCTATTGTTTTCAAACTTTGAACCAAAGGGAATTTAACATGTCCACATCCTTATAGAAAGGGGTGAATACTCCATTTTGAACCAATTCCGAATAGACCTCCAACATTGTTTTCTTGAAAGGCGTGAATGAGCAATGATATAATATAGTCCTCTCAGTGTTTGGTATGTCGAGCCGCGGTTCATCACATGCAATGATGACGCCTTCACCCCAACTGTTCGCAGTATTGTCCATATCGAACAAACGACGAACCACATTCTTAAACTCTATGCACTCCTCTATCGTGTGCCCTTTCTGATTGGGATGACACTCACAGGTCTTGAGGAGATCCTCTGATCCTACTTGGGAAGATGCTCTTTCGATGGGCCTCAACATACGTCTGGCTCAATTATACTCGAAAATAAGGGCGCACGAGATGGCTTCTATCCTTGTTCGTCGTTCTTGTGGATATGCTTCAAGAGTGATTTTCTGTTCCCCTTTTGCCAGACGTCCTTTGAGAGAAGGTTTGCGGGCGACCGCTTTCTCATAACTTTCTTCAATGTTCTCCAATTTGGTCGGACATTTTGTAATAGTGACTATTGtatatttcttgaaatttatgACAGGGAGTGGGTTCGCAATGTCCTCATTCAAAGCAACATATCACAGAAACAgttaaaaacacatatatatcATCCTAAACATATAGGGGACCCTTATGTGCCAAGGGTAAGCCTAGCGCATTTGAATGATATACGTGTGGAAATGAAGGAAATGAACCAGTTAAGTACCCCAAACAAATTTCACAAATGAATAGATAATGTTCACAAGgggaaataaataagaaaataaataacaaaatacaaaagcGACAGACCCGCGCAGGGACTATTTAAATGTAcggaaataacaaaaatacatataGAAAAACCCACGTAGGGGCGAAGTCCACTATGTTGTCCATTATGGCCCTGATCCTCTGCTGCTTTCCTGAGTCTTGTAATGCTAAAACATGCATCACAGTATCAATAGGTAACCCTCGCTAACGCGTCCTTTTTCTTCCCAATCCTCGTATTACATGCCCTCTATCTTCTCTATGACCCATgagtcaaatcatcaaaaacgCGTCTTAGACTTTCAAATTCCTGAATTGTCTTCAAGAGCATCTTGATTTTCAATGAACTTGGCGTACATTTCTCGGGCTTCCCGCTTTGCCTCCCTTAATTCAATCACTGCTTTGGCCTCTTTGTCTTCCACGCTGTACAATTGTTCGGGACAAGAGAGGAGATACtttgtatattctttttcagCCAATCCTTATAAGTTTCATCATACCTAGCGTCAAATCGTTCAGGAGCAATGATGTCTTTCTTCACTCGCTTGGCCCTTTCCATCCCTCAGCAGTTCAAAAGCGTCATCCACTCTGTCATCCCCAATATCATACATATAAACGTTATAGTATGCCTCTCGAGGTGTGGTTTGCCTCCTCCCAAACTGTCGTAGGACTCGTATGGTGCGTAAGGACGGATTCCCCGAATACCTGGTAGTGGAAGTACGAGTTGTCTGCGGCCCCCTCAACGACCTCCCTTGAGATGAAGCGATCGATCAACCATTGTAATACTCTTCTCTTACCTCGGAAAAAATATGAGCCCATCTTTCTCTAGTCCTTCGATTCTCCAGATTTGCCCAAAACAACATATCGTTCAAATCTATGAGAGTGTTCTTATTGTCCAGGGTATACAATTCCTGAGTCCCATGCCCTTTTGCTAGATGACTCAAAATCCACCATTGAAGGAGAAGGTTGCATCCTTGGAAGTACCAATGTCCCTCTTTGCACTATCCTAAGGCTCGATACATGTCTGATAGTATGACCGCAGAAACGGGATAATACTTTACTTGTCGTTGATTCTTGAACCCATTGAATAAAGTGTATGCAAGCATTATCACTCGAGTGTTGATACTCAAGCTCAGGCTGTGTGGAAAGACCATTGTTCCCAATAATGCGACGGCAAATACCAAAGGTCGGATCTCGTTCCATTCTCTATAGGTAATTTTTAACTCTTGGTTATAATTTGCATAAAAGCTCACCTGTCCGAATCTCACGTAGAGATCCTTGAATGATAAGCTAGATTCTTGGCACCAGTAAGCGTAATCCCTTCCTAACCCGAACCAGTGTGTGATATTCTCGTTTGTAGGTTTATTAGGGATTAATATATCTTATTGTTTTCTCACTCTTATTTCTAGCCTTGTACCCATTGTGTCAATGCAGTCCCGGAGTTCCTCGATTGTCGAGGTGATTTCAACAGTTTCGAATCGGAATACCATTTTCTC
Proteins encoded:
- the LOC107001107 gene encoding uncharacterized protein LOC107001107, whose translation is MVCKPIFKLLNKDALTKWTKECQTSFDAIKNYLSNSPVLVPPREGSPLFLYLSVSDNTFGCIIVQHDVTGKKERAIYYISKKFTPYKMDPLKYIFKKAMPIGKLAKWQMLLSEFDIVYVTEEAIKAQALADHLVENPVDEEKKYLAVLVSESGQHYPMAVKIQLNCMNNMAEYEACILGLKMAINMNVHELLVIGDSDLLIHQVQGEWAVKNSKIMPYLQYIQKLCRRFFKIELRHTPRKQNELADALTTISSMIKHPDTNYIDPLDIELREHLVYCSYVEAEPDGLPWYFDIKKYLESGIYPEDVTSNQKKSI